The DNA window GCTTACCTCACACcttaacaaaacagagaaaagcagcttgagaaaggaagatgaacatcaactCAAGGATTTATATTTTCgaccaagggaagctggaccCAGCTGaaccccagctgtcatcactgcctccagtgttctgctctaactggaaccttGAGACACTTTCTCAGTGGGagccattaaaacttcaagaaacttcAGAGTTTCATTTTAAGTTTGAGCTCTTGAGAAGTTTCATGAATTCTCTCTctgggactgagtctgatgtaaacaacaccaaatccccgagaggctcattaaagtccttgcgctgtgtgctgctgagctttaaaggaatagctcttcccaggaccagctcttctcccagcccagcagggctgagggctctgcctgcaggcactgaggggacaggagccaggcagagacaggctgaaggcaatcaggattgggaagacattgagctgagacttcacttggggCAAGATCTTCCCAaccctgtgcatggtgagtgtgtgggtgcagggcaatgtcccctgtgctcctggagggatctcctgaagccagcacaccccacagcctgggggatgtttcaggaggactctcccagtttctctgtggcacaggagcaggaggaggaggaggatgtgctgcagagcggggctgccctgggcaccgtcagagggacagggcaggacggctCCTGATGCCAGGGACGGCTGCAGGGCGTgaagctgcaggtgctgcagccagggctgcccagggctgtcctgcagagcagctcctgcagccctcagggctcttggccagcccagggcatgtgccacctggcaggggcagctctcagcctgcctggcagctccccatggacgctgcaggggaggtggaaggagccacccccatcagggcagattcctcctgctctggagatggtgctgcatggccagggctgctctcagctttctcctcaagggaagggaaaggggctgtcagctttggctgtgtcactgacactcctgcactgtcacccTGGCCATCAGCAGATGTGCCTCAGATCtccctcagaaagtgcctcctcAGGCTCCTCTCCctacaggcagcagcagcagcagcttggcttgcagcatctctgtttgtctggccTGCCCTTaaagccctgctgccagggagatgcccccgggcagtgccctgtgctgggaggggtctgcagggcagagctgggaccccagggctgggctgggctctggcagcactgtcAGGGACAAGGCTTGTATagagagaaacagctcccagtaggcacaactccaggcagcagagagacaGACCAGCCTTTGGTATCCTTTCCTGTTCATATGCatagggaaagagagaaggatttggaaaaaaaaattaactggaGAATTCAAAAAGTCTAtctcatttttcaaaaaatattaaagcgTGATCATGGTGAAATAGAGAGAGGTTAAATGAACAAAGGGCACCTGTGTGGTTCCAGCAAGTCTGACTGCCCTGcggcacagggagccctgttTTCCCTCAGGTCTCCCCAGTTTTCAGGCTGTGTGCAATGCTGAAGGTAAAGCAGTAACTCAGAAGGAGCAGAAGCCTGAAATCAAAAAGGAAATCTGTCCCAGCTTGTCAATGTCTTCTTTCAACAGTGCACCATGCCCAGAGTGAAGGAATGTCCAAtagcagctccatcaggcacttcctcctgctggcattggcagacacgcggcagctgcagctccggcacttctgcctcttgctgggcatctccctggctgccctcctgggcaacggcctcatcatcagcattgtagcctgcggccaccacctgcacacgcccatgttcttcttcctgttcaacctggccctcactgacctgggctccatctgcaccactgtccccaaagccatgcacaattccctctggcaCACCAGCACCATCTCCTAcaaaggatgtgctgcacaggtgtttttctttttgttcttcctctcagcagagcttttcctcctgaccgtcatgtgctacgaccgttacgtgtccatctgcaaacccctgcactatgggaccctcctgggcagcagagcttgtgcccacatggcagcagctgcctgggacagtgcctttctcaatgctctcatgcacacggccaatacattttccctgcccctgtgccatggcaatgccctgggccagttcttctgtgaaatcccccagatcctcaaactctcctgctccaaatcctacgTCAGGGAACTTGGGCTTCTTGCTGTCAGTGTCTGTTTagcttttggttgttttgtgttcattgttttctcctatgtgcagatcttcagggctgtgctgaggatcccctctgagcagagacggcacaaagccttttccacctgcctccctcacctggctgtggtctccctgtttctcagcactgcagcatttgcccacctgaagcccccctccatctcttc is part of the Zonotrichia leucophrys gambelii isolate GWCS_2022_RI unplaced genomic scaffold, RI_Zleu_2.0 Scaffold_236_80136, whole genome shotgun sequence genome and encodes:
- the LOC135441314 gene encoding olfactory receptor 14J1-like — protein: MSNSSSIRHFLLLALADTRQLQLRHFCLLLGISLAALLGNGLIISIVACGHHLHTPMFFFLFNLALTDLGSICTTVPKAMHNSLWHTSTISYKGCAAQVFFFLFFLSAELFLLTVMCYDRYVSICKPLHYGTLLGSRACAHMAAAAWDSAFLNALMHTANTFSLPLCHGNALGQFFCEIPQILKLSCSKSYVRELGLLAVSVCLAFGCFVFIVFSYVQIFRAVLRIPSEQRRHKAFSTCLPHLAVVSLFLSTAAFAHLKPPSISSPSLDLSVSVLYSVVSPALNPLIYSLRNQELKAAVWRMMTGCFQKH